Proteins from a genomic interval of Microbacterium esteraromaticum:
- a CDS encoding glycosyltransferase produces the protein MGPWRTRERVLLRRGETVRLVTAHRWHAGGVPVSLDADTEPWVLPASTFGRHPALFLYSPLPLWRALGADWDVIDIHEEPFALATAEILLLRWLRRQRAPYVLYSAQNIAKRYPVPFRWFERAALRGAAGLSVCNSAAGEICVAKGFPGAPTLISLGVEASTDAEAGAPADAGVDADRGHPRVGGPVVVGFVGRLVEEKGVQVLLEAVSAQPRLRARLAGSGPLAAEITSRAEALGITDRVELVGAVAPERMGEFYTSIDVLAVPSVPTARWTEQFGRVAVEAMAAGVPVVSSDAGALPDVVGGAGLVVPHGDPTALAGALLRAAGSERDALRAAGFARAAECSWDAVTDQYQRLYRAAARASTDAGHRELRIVVVAYGGPEMLRRALEPVTALPVTVIDNSSMPEIRELCADLGVSYIDPGANLGFGAAVNLALREPGHADADVLLLNPDAVIGADDVRLLHQRLRADPTLASVGPAQVDESGKSARVRWPFPSPFGSWVDALGLGRMRSDRHGFVIGSVLLLRAEALAQVGGFDERFFLYAEETDWAYRAHLLGWRHGVVEEVQAMHVGAGTSSDPRRRDAMFFASQERYLRKHFGAGGWASARLAAWWGASVRALVLRGERGAAARRRAALYRLGPVRVEARFRKEV, from the coding sequence GTGGGGCCGTGGCGCACGCGGGAGCGGGTACTGCTCCGTCGCGGCGAGACCGTGCGCCTGGTCACGGCGCACCGCTGGCATGCCGGTGGGGTGCCGGTGTCGCTCGACGCCGATACCGAGCCGTGGGTGCTGCCGGCGAGCACGTTCGGACGACATCCCGCGCTGTTCCTGTACTCCCCGCTCCCACTATGGCGGGCGCTGGGTGCCGACTGGGATGTGATCGACATCCACGAAGAGCCGTTCGCGCTGGCCACGGCCGAGATCCTGCTGCTGCGATGGCTGCGCCGTCAGCGCGCGCCCTACGTGCTCTACTCGGCGCAGAACATCGCCAAGCGCTACCCGGTGCCGTTCCGGTGGTTCGAGCGGGCCGCGCTGCGCGGCGCGGCGGGACTATCGGTGTGCAACAGCGCGGCCGGTGAGATCTGCGTCGCGAAGGGGTTTCCCGGGGCGCCGACGCTGATCTCACTCGGGGTGGAGGCCTCGACGGATGCTGAGGCGGGCGCTCCTGCGGATGCCGGCGTGGACGCCGATCGCGGGCATCCGCGTGTCGGCGGCCCGGTTGTGGTCGGATTCGTCGGGCGTCTCGTCGAGGAGAAGGGCGTACAGGTGCTGCTCGAGGCGGTGTCCGCGCAGCCGCGGCTGCGGGCGCGTCTGGCCGGTAGCGGGCCGCTGGCCGCCGAGATCACGTCGCGGGCTGAGGCATTGGGCATCACCGACCGCGTCGAGCTCGTCGGCGCCGTCGCCCCCGAGCGGATGGGTGAGTTCTACACGTCGATCGACGTGCTCGCCGTCCCGTCGGTGCCGACCGCGCGCTGGACAGAGCAGTTCGGCCGCGTGGCCGTCGAGGCGATGGCGGCCGGTGTGCCGGTGGTTTCCAGCGACGCGGGTGCCCTGCCCGACGTGGTCGGTGGCGCGGGCCTCGTCGTGCCGCACGGTGACCCGACCGCACTCGCCGGCGCTCTGCTGCGGGCGGCCGGTTCCGAGCGCGACGCATTGCGCGCGGCGGGCTTCGCTCGCGCCGCTGAGTGTTCGTGGGATGCCGTCACCGACCAGTACCAGCGGCTGTACCGCGCGGCGGCCAGAGCGTCGACGGATGCCGGCCACCGCGAACTGCGGATCGTCGTGGTCGCCTACGGCGGGCCCGAGATGCTGCGGCGCGCGCTCGAACCGGTCACCGCACTTCCGGTGACGGTCATCGACAATTCGTCGATGCCCGAGATCCGCGAGCTGTGCGCTGACCTCGGCGTGAGCTACATCGATCCTGGCGCGAACCTCGGCTTCGGTGCGGCCGTGAACCTCGCACTGCGCGAACCGGGCCACGCGGATGCCGACGTGCTGCTGCTGAACCCCGACGCGGTCATCGGCGCCGACGACGTGCGGCTCCTGCACCAGCGGCTGCGCGCGGATCCGACGCTCGCGAGCGTCGGACCGGCGCAGGTCGACGAGAGCGGCAAGTCCGCGCGGGTGCGGTGGCCGTTCCCGTCGCCGTTCGGGTCGTGGGTGGATGCCCTCGGACTCGGGCGGATGCGCTCGGACCGCCACGGATTCGTCATCGGTTCGGTGCTGCTGCTGCGCGCCGAGGCGCTGGCGCAGGTCGGCGGGTTCGACGAACGGTTCTTCCTGTACGCCGAGGAGACCGATTGGGCGTACCGGGCACACCTGCTCGGTTGGCGACACGGTGTCGTCGAGGAGGTGCAGGCGATGCACGTAGGAGCGGGCACGAGCTCGGATCCGCGCCGCCGGGATGCGATGTTCTTCGCCTCGCAGGAGCGTTATCTGCGCAAGCACTTCGGCGCCGGAGGGTGGGCATCCGCTCGCCTGGCCGCGTGGTGGGGGGCATCCGTTCGTGCGCTCGTGTTGCGCGGCGAGCGCGGTGCCGCCGCGCGACGTCGCGCCGCGCTGTACCGCCTCGGCCCGGTGCGCGTCGAGGCGCGCTTCCGAAAGGAGGTGTGA
- a CDS encoding glycosyltransferase family 4 protein — protein sequence MYRSRSASPHIVHLAHTTAAGGAELALKRLLDVKPDWESSLLIPAEEEENVFVGVSTSTGGVRQLSGASRSGALRALGLGTRLLIQAGITRWHPAVRHSDLVVANSTRSAAYGVLAVLGTRRPFVVHLRDHIAPEALGSVGYRIMTRLVLPRANGVIANSRGTLETAREFLRDDAVVAVIPSPSGLGRLRRHSHDEGPLRIGMLARLDPWKGQVALLDAFAQAFPDGDAQLDLAGAALFEHAEFADDLRVRAEELGIADRVNLLGHVHDIAPLLATWDVAVQYSLRAEPMGQNVLQCLAAGTAVVVADEGGPTEWVRHERNGLRVAPRDIDALSEALRRLADDLALRQRLSAAAVLTPGLLGDAEIAAIHAGVYRDVITLASADRRAATGRGARSTAPSMRTVGASLATLQTTDAPSVAARAS from the coding sequence ATGTATCGTTCGCGTTCAGCGAGCCCGCACATCGTGCACCTCGCGCATACGACGGCGGCCGGCGGAGCCGAGCTCGCACTCAAGCGTCTTCTCGACGTGAAGCCCGACTGGGAGTCGAGTCTTCTGATCCCGGCCGAAGAAGAAGAGAACGTCTTCGTCGGGGTCAGCACCTCGACCGGTGGCGTGCGCCAGCTCTCCGGCGCCAGCCGTAGCGGCGCGCTGCGCGCACTCGGACTCGGCACGCGACTGCTGATCCAGGCCGGCATCACGCGCTGGCACCCGGCCGTTCGGCACAGCGACCTCGTCGTCGCCAACTCCACCCGCTCGGCCGCCTACGGCGTGCTCGCGGTGCTGGGCACGCGGCGCCCGTTCGTCGTGCACCTGCGTGATCACATCGCGCCCGAGGCGCTGGGCTCGGTCGGCTACCGCATCATGACCCGTCTGGTGCTTCCGCGCGCCAACGGTGTGATCGCGAACTCGCGCGGCACCCTCGAGACGGCGCGCGAGTTCCTCCGCGACGACGCCGTCGTCGCGGTCATCCCGAGTCCGTCCGGTCTTGGGCGGTTGCGCCGCCACTCTCACGACGAAGGACCGCTGCGTATCGGGATGCTCGCGCGCCTCGACCCGTGGAAGGGGCAGGTCGCGCTGCTCGACGCGTTCGCGCAGGCGTTTCCCGACGGTGACGCGCAGCTCGACCTGGCCGGTGCCGCACTATTCGAACACGCCGAGTTCGCCGACGACCTTCGCGTGCGCGCCGAGGAGTTGGGCATCGCCGATCGGGTCAATCTGCTGGGGCACGTGCACGACATCGCCCCGTTGCTGGCGACGTGGGACGTCGCCGTGCAGTACTCGTTGCGCGCCGAACCGATGGGGCAGAACGTGTTGCAGTGCTTGGCTGCCGGCACCGCGGTCGTCGTCGCCGACGAGGGTGGGCCGACCGAATGGGTGCGCCACGAGCGCAACGGCTTGCGGGTCGCGCCGCGCGACATCGACGCGCTGTCCGAGGCGCTGCGCCGTCTCGCCGACGACCTCGCGCTGCGACAGCGACTGAGCGCCGCCGCGGTGCTGACCCCGGGGCTGCTCGGTGATGCCGAGATCGCTGCGATCCACGCCGGCGTCTACCGCGACGTGATCACGCTTGCATCCGCAGACCGTCGCGCAGCGACTGGGCGGGGCGCGCGCAGTACGGCGCCGAGCATGCGCACGGTTGGGGCGTCGCTGGCCACGCTTCAGACGACCGATGCTCCGTCCGTGGCGGCTCGTGCCTCGTGA